The nucleotide sequence CTGGTGGAAGAAATTCAGGACGTTTACCGCTTCCAGGGTGTTGGAATTAACGATAAGCATATCGAAGTTATTGTCCGTCAGATGCTCAAGAAAGTTTCCATCGTTGATCCCGGTGAAACTCACTTCCTTGTTGCAGAACAGGTGGATAAGCAGCGGTTTATGGAGAAAAATGAGGAAGCTGTCAAAAACGGGCTTAAGCCTGCTACAGCTCAGACTCATGTTCTCGGAATTACTCAAGCTTCACTTTCAACTGCGTCATTTATTTCTGCTGCATCATTCCAGGAGACGACAAAGGTTCTTACCGAGTCATCCCTGCGCGGCAAGAAAGATTATCTGCGCGGCTTGAAAGAGAACGTAATCGTCGGTCGCTTGATTCCTGCCGGAACCGGCTTCCGTAGATATGCGCAGACTGCAGTGATCGTTCCTGATCAGCCGGAACGTGCCGATAAGTTTCTTGAGGAATTAGAAGACGAGCCGTTGCTCATTAATGAAAGATAATGCTAGCGCCAGTACGCAGTTAAACATGATTTTAGAACAGGTCGTTGCAGCCTGATTCTAATCTGAATTTATATTTAGATTGGATTTGTTCTTGACAAATCTCGAAAATTTAGTCTAACTGCGTCGGTCTTTGCATAACGAAATAAATTTGGAGGGTTCATGCCAACCATTAATCAGCTCATTAGAAAAGGGCGTGAAAAGCAGCTTAAGCGTAAGAAGACTCCTGCTCTTCAAGCTTGCCCCCAGCGTCGTGGAGTATGCACTAGAGTGTATACAACCACCCCTAAAAAGCCTAACTCCGCACTGCGTAAAGTCGCACGTGTGCGTTTGACTAATAGCATCGAAGTAACCGCTTACATTGGTGGTGAAGGTCATAACCTTCAGGAACACTCCGTGGTACTAATCCGCGGTGGTAGAGTAAAAGATTTACCTGGTGTTCGTTACCATATTGTTCGCGGATCACTCGATACCGCTGGTGTCGCAGATCGTCGTAAGGGTCGTTCTAAGTACGGCGCTAAACGTCCTAAATAGTTTTTATTCTAAGGAGTATTAATATGCCTCGTAAAGGTCCAGTACCCAAGAGACAAATTCTTCCTGACCCAGTTTATGGTAGTCAGCTTGCAACTAAGTTCATGAATAGACTCATGTTCGACGGCAAGAAGAGTGTTTCTGAAAAAATATTTTATGAAGCTCTTGCATTCCTCGGTGAAAAAACCCAGGAAGATCCAATCAAAGCTTTTGAAAAAGCAATTGAAAATGTTAAACCTCACGCGGAAGTTAAATCACGCCGTGTCGGTGGTGCGACTTATCAGGTTCCAGTTGAAGTCCGTCCTGAGCGTCAGGGTTCTTTGGCTATCAGGTGGCTGATAAATCAGGCACGTTCCAGAGGTGAGAAAGGTATGGTCGCTCGTCTTAGTGGTGAATTCCTCGACGCTTACAACAAGCGTGGTGGTGCTGTTAAGAAGAAAGAAGACGTTCATCGCATGGCTGAAGCCAACAAGGCTTTTGCTCATTACCGTTGGTAATCGGAGTTTATCGTGTCTAAGAAGGTTACAAGTGATAAACAGCGTAATATTGGTATTATGGCCCACATTGATGCGGGTAAAACTACCACTACTGAACGCATATTATACTATACCGGTGTTTCACACAAAATAGGCGAAGTTCATGACGGCGAAGCCACCATGGACTGGATGGTTCAGGAACAAGAGCGCGGCATCACTATCACTAGTGCTGCTACCACATGTTTCTGGAAAGATTACCGTATTAATATTATTGATACACCAGGTCACGTTGACTTCACAATGGAAGTTGAACGTGCTCTGCGTGTGCTCGATGGAGCTGTAGCAGTATTTGATGCTGTTGCAGGCGTTGAGCCTCAGTCTGAAACCGTATGGCGTCAGGCTGATAGATATAATGTTCCACGTATCGCTTTCATTAATAAAATGGACCGTACTGGAGCAGATTTCTTCCGTTGTGTTGATATGCTGCGTGATCGTCTCGGTGCTAAAGCAGTACCGCTTCAGATCCCAATCGGCAATGAAGATGCATATCTCGGTTCTGTTTGTCTCGTAACAGGTAAAGCTTACACATATCATGATGATACAATGGGTAAGGATTATAGCGTTGAAGAGATTCCAGCCGATATGGTTGAACAGTACGAGTCAATGCGTCTTGAAATGATTGAAGCTATCGCAGAAGAAAATGAAGAACTTCTTGATAAATATCTCGGTGGTGACGAACTTACCCCTGAAGAAATTATCAAAGGTATTCGTGCAGCTACAATCAGCTTGAAAATATGCCCAGTTCTGTGCGGTACCGCATTTAAGAACAAAGGTGTACAGCCACTGCTTGATGCTGTTATTGATTATCTTCCTTCTCCGCTTGATATTCCTGCAATGGTAGGGATTGATCCGGACAATGGCGAAAGCATTGTATGTCCTTGTGACATTGACAAGCCGCTTGCAGCTCTTTCATTCAAACTGATGACAGACCCCTTTGTCGGTCATCTTACATTCCTTCGTCTTTACTCCGGTAAAATTGTCAGTGGTGATACTTTCATCAACGCTGCCAGCGGTAAAAAGGAACGTATTGGTCGTCTTCTTAAGATGCATGCTAACAAGCGTGAAGAAATCAAAGAAGCGTATGCAGGGGATATCGTCGCAGCTGTTGGTCTTAAGACTATGGCTACCGGTGACACTCTTGCAGAAATGAAAAAAGCTGTAGTTCTTGAATCTCTTGATATTCCAGAACCAGTTATTGAAGTTGCAATTGAGCCTAAAACCAAAGCTGATAGAGACCTCCTTAGTGCTGGTCTTGCTAAGCTTGCAAAAGAAGATCCTTCTTTCCGCGTCAAAGGGGACGAAGAAACAGGGCAGACTCTTATTGCCGGTATGGGTGAACTTCATCTTGAAATCATCGTTGACCGTCTGCTTCGTGAATTCAATGTTAATGCTAACGTTGGAGCACCAAGGGTTTCTTATCGTGAAACCATTACTAAGCAGGTTGAGTCAAACCTTAAATATGCTAAACAGTCTGGTGGTCGTGGTCAGTACGGACATGTTGTCATTACCATTGAGCCTAATCCAGAGAAAGAATACGAGTTTGTTGATGAAATTAAGGGCGGAATTATTCCTAAAGAATACATTCCAGCAGTTGACCGTGGTATTCATGACGCCATGAAAAACGGAGTAATCGCAGGATTCCCCTTAGTTGATATCAAAGCAACACTGACCTACGGTTCTTATCATGACGTTGACTCCTCTGAGCAGGCTTTCTACATTGCCGGTTCAATGGCTCTCAAAGACGCAGTTAAGAAGGCTGGTCCACAACTTCTCGAGCCTATTATGGCTGTTGAAGTCGTTACTCCTGATGATTACCTCGGTGATGTCATGGGTGACCTTAACGGTCGTCGTGGTAAGGTCAGCAACATGGAAGGCCGTGCTAACGCACAGGTCATTAAATGTGATGTTCCTCTTAGTGAGATGTTCGGTTACGCAACCGATCTTCGCTCCAAGACTCAGGGACGTGCAACATTCTCCATGCAGTTCGATCATTACGAGCCGGTTCCAGCAAGTATTGCAGAAGAGTTGATCAATAAAAACTAAGATAAAAATAAGTTTATCCTAGATTTTACTTGACAGCGACAGCTGAAAAGCAGTAAGCCTCCCGAACCCACAGTGTTTGGGAGGCTCTTTATTTTTTACGGGAGTCGCCCGTGAAACCACGGAGATAAGGTATAAGGTCCGGCATGCTGGCTGGACGACCATACCAGGCAATGAGAGGAACCTCACAGCCTTTCAGCCGTTGCAAGCTAGCCGTCTCTGAATCTATTCAGGAGTATTATTATGGTTTCTATGACTAATGATCGAATTCGTATCAAGCTCAAGGCTTACGATTACCGTATCCTTGATAAGGCTGTAACTGAGATTGTGGATACTGCCCGCAATACCGGCGCAGCTATCGCAGGTCCCATCCCATTGCCTACACAGATTCACCGCACAACAGTGCAGAAATCTGTGCACGTAGACAAAAAGTCTCGTGAGCAGTTTGAGATGCGGATTCACAAGCGTCTGCTTGATATCCTTGAACCCACCCAGCAGACAGTTGATGCGCTTGGCAAGCTTAGCCTGCCCGCAGGCGTCGACGTCGAAATTAAGCTATAGGGGGGGCAACATGGCAAAAACTATCGGATTACTCGGTAAAAAATTGGGCATGACCCGCGTGTTCTCTGACGATGGTAGCATTGTACCAGTCACAGTACTCGAAATTGGACCATGCCCTGTCATTCAGGTTAAGACTAAAGAGAAGGAAGGCTATAACGCCATCCAGATCGGATACGACTCACTGCCCGAGCGCAAGGTGAACAAACCCTCTAAGGGACATCAGGATAAAGCCGGCAAAGGCTATTTCCGCCATCTGCGCGAATTCCCGCTTGAGTCTGTAGCTGATTATGAACTTGGCCAGGAAATCTCTGTTGACATCTTTACTCCAGGTGAAAAGGTTAAAGTAACCGGCACATCTAAAGGTAAAGGTTTCCAGGGCGTAATGAAACGTTGGAACTTTAAAGGTATGAAAGCATCTCACGGTGTTGAAAAAGTTCATCGTTCACCTGGTTCAATCGGCCACGCTACTTTCCCTGGTAAAGTCTTTAAGGGTAAAAAAATGCCCGGTCAGATGGGTAACGAGCGCGTCACTGTTTCCAACATTGAGATCGTTGACGTTCGCACCGAGGAAAACGTTCTCGTGGTTAAGGGACAAGTTCCTGGAGCCAAGAACGGATTGGTGATGATCCGCAAGACCAGCTAGAGGGAAAAAACATGGCTACCATTACTATATACGATCAAACGAAAAAGGAAGTAGGGAGCATGGATCTTGCTCCGGAAGTATTTGAAGTTCCGGTCAAGCCCGAAATCCTGAACCTTGTTGTCCGCGCTCAGCTCGCTGCAAAGCGTAGCGGAACTCATGCCACGAAAACTCGTGCTATGAAACGCGGCGGCGGCGCCAAACCTTGGCGTCAGAAAGGAACAGGACGTGCACGTGCCGGTTCCACCCGTTCTCCGCTTTGGCGGGGTGGTGGTGTGACTTTCGGTCCACAGCCCAGAGACTACTCCTTCAAGGTTAATAAAAAGGTCCGTCGTCTTGCTCTCAAGATGGCTCTTACTTCAAGATTCAGCGAAGAACAGCTGATGATTATTAAGGATATAGACCTTCCCGAGATTAAAACTAAGCTTTTCGCTCAAGTTGCAGAAACTCTCGGACTTTACAAGGCCTTGATTATTGTCAAGGATGCTGATAATAAACTCCTCCTTTCTGCGAGGAATATCCCAGGCATCAAGATGATCTCCGCTGACCAGATAAATGTTTATGACATTTTGCGTCATCGTCAGGTTGTTATGCTTGAGAATGCAGCACAGGATCTGCAGGAGAGGTTAAAATAGTCATGGACTATACTCAGATTCTTATCAAACCGGTCATTTCGGAAAAGGCTACCGACATTAAAGAGACTTCTAATCAAGTCACTTTTTATGTGCTACCTTCTGCCAATAAGGTTGAAATCAAAAAAGCTGTTGAAAGCGCTTTTGATGTTAAAGTCGATTCCGTTCGTGTTATTAGGAAAAGACCCGGTCTTCGCAGAAAGTTCGGTCGCGTTGTCGGTAAGCAGTCCGGCTATAAAAAAGCTTATGTTAAGCTTTTTGCGGGCGAAAAAATCGAATTCTTCGAGGGAGTTTAAGAGATGGCTACTCGTAAACTGAAACCAACCTCACCTGGTCGCCGGTTCCAGACGATCTCAACATTTGATGAGATCACTAAGTCTACACCGGAAAAGGCTCTTACTAAAGGGTTGACCAAAAAGGCTGGTAGAAACAATAACGGTAGAGTTACCTCACGTCATCGTGGCGGTGGTACTAAGCGTCTTTACCGTATCATCGACTTCAAGCGTAATAAAGTTGAAGTCCCAGCAACTGTTGCTTCAATAGAATACGATCCCAACAGAAGTGCTCGCATCGCTCTGCTTAATTACGCAGACGGTGACAAACGCTATATTCTCGCTCCGGTTGGTCTCAACCAGGGTGATAAAATTATTGCAGGAGAAAAAGCCGATATCAAACCCGGCAATGCTCTCCTTCTTAAGAATATCCCTGTTGGTACTATCGTTCATAATATAGAATTGCATCCCGGTAAGGGCGGACAGTTTTGTCGCGCTGCCGGTACTTACGCTCAGCTTGTGGCTAAAGAAGGCAAATATGCTCTTATGCGTATGCCTTCCGGTGAAGTCCGCAAGGTTCTCGCAACATGTTGTGCTACCATTGGTCAAGTTGGAAATATCCAGCACGAAAAGATCACTATAGGTAAAGCAGGACGTAATCGCTGGCTTGGTCGTAGACCTAAAGTCAGAGGTGTTGCTATGAACCCTGTTGACCATCCACTCGGTGGTGGTGAAGGTCGTAGCTCCGGTGGTAGACACCCTTGCTCTCCGTGGGGTATGCCTGCTAAGGGATACAAAACACGTAGTAAGAAGAAACCTTCTTCCAAGCTCATCGTTAAACGCCGCGGGCAGAAGTAGGAGACTGTAATGCCAAGATCACTGAAAAAAGGCCCGTTTATAGACGATCATCTGCTTAAAAAGGTCGTAAAGGCTCAGGACTCTGGAGACCGCAAGGTAATTCAGACCTGGTCCAGACGTTCAACCATCATTCCAGAAATGGTGGGACTGACCTTCGCAGTTCACAATGGCCGTAAGTTTATTCCTGTCTTCGTCACAGAAAACATGGTAGGACACAAGTTGGGTGAGTTTTCACCTACTCGTACTTATTATGGACATGCGGCAGACAAGAAAAGCAAAGCCAAACGCTAGAAGGGTTAAGCAATGGAAGCTAGAGCTATTGCAAAATATATGCGCATTTCTGCACAGAAAGTGCGCTTGGTAGCGGAAAACATCAAAGGGAAGCCTGTTGAGGAAGCTCTCAACATACTGAAATTCACACCTAAAAAGGGTGCCGAAATGCTCAGTAAAGTGCTATATTCTGCTGTTGCTAATGCAGAGCAGATTCCCGGAGTGGATGTTGACACTCTCCGAGTATCCGTCGTCAAAATTGACGAAGGTCCTACTTGGAAGAGGATTCAGCCCAGGGCTATGGGACGTGCGTTCAGAATTCTGAAGCGTACGAGCCATATAACCGTCGTAGTAAAAGAATCGTAGGGTAGTGTCATGGGTCAGAAAGTACATCCATACGGGTTCAGGCTTGGTTACACCAAGAACTGGCTTTCCAGGTGGTTCAGCAAAAAGGACTACCCCGCTTTCGTCTGTGAAGACGACAGCATTCGTAAATATGTTAAAGAGAAGATCTTTCATGCAGGCGTAGCGAAGATCGAGATCGAACGTGCCGGTGGCAAAATTCGTCTCATCATTCACACTGCTCGTCCCGGTATTGTTATCGGTCGTAAAGGTGTTGAAATCGAAAAACTCCGCAATGATCTTCGTCAAAAATATAATAAAGAATTTGCCCTTGAAGTAAGTGAAATTCGCCGTCCTGAAACAGACGCGCAGCTCGTTGCAGAGAATATTGCTCAGCAACTCGAACGCCGTGTAGCTTTCCGTCGTGCGATGAAACGTACTGTAGGTCTTGCTCGCAAATTTGGAGCAGAGGGAATCAAGGTTGCATGTGCTGGTCGTTTGGCCGGTGCTGAAATCGCTCGTACTGAATGGTACCGCGATGGCCGCGTTCCTCTTCAGACCCTTAGAGCTGACATTGATTATGGTGTTGCGAGAGCAAGTACCACTTACGGTGTCATCGGCGTTAAGGTCTGGATCTTTAAAGGAGAAATTCTTGATCACGAGGTGAAACAGTAATGCTTTCACCTAAAAAAATGAAATTCCGTAAACGCCAGAAAGGTCGTAACAAGGGTAAAGCTCAGCGTGGTTCCACAATCGCATTTGGTGATATCGCCATTAAGACTTTGGAGCACGGAAAACTGAGTAACAACCAGATTGAAGCCGCACGTATCGCTATTATGCGACACATTAAACGTGGTGGACAAGTCTGGATCAGGATTTTTCCTGATGTGCCAGTTACTGCCAAGCCTGCTGAAGTCAGACAGGGTAAAGGTAAAGGTTCCGTAGTTGGTTGGTGCGCACCAGTCAAACCAGGACGCATTCTTTACGAAGTAAAAGGTGTAGACCTTGCGCTCGCTAAAGAAGCCCTAGTTCGTGCATCTCACAAGCTTTCTGTCAAGACTACTATTGTAGTTAAGGAGGGTTTGTAAAATGAAGACTAAAGAACTACGTGAACTCGATACTGCTGCTCTAACTGAGAAACTTGCTGCTGCTAGATTGGAGCTTTTTAATCTCCGCTTCAAGCACGCAACTGCTCAGTTGGAAAATACCCAGAGACTAGTCGAAGTCAAAAAAGACATCGCCAAGATTCAGACACTTCAGCGTGAAAAGGAACTGGGAGCATAAGCCATGGCAGAGCTTAATTTAAAAGGAAACAGGCGTGTGCTTAGCGGTAAAGTCGTCAGCGATAAGGGTGACAAGACTATTGTCGTCCGTGTTGAGACTCTCGTTAAACACCCCTTGTATAAAAAATTCATTCGTCGTCACACCAAATTCATGGCACATGATCCTGCTAATGAATGCGTTATTGGCGATAAAGTACAGATTGTAGAATTCCGTCCCCTTAGCCGGCGCAAAAGGTGGCATTTGGATAAAATTCTGGAAAAAGCAGTTTAGGGGTATACGCCATGATTCAGACAGAATCCAGACTAGACGTAGCAGATAACTCCGGCGCCAAAAAGGTTCTTTGTATAAAAGTCCTTGGGGGCTCAAAGAGACGTTACGCAAGTGTCGGAGACATTATTGTGGTTTCCATTAAGGAAGCTATGCCCCATTCCAAAGTGAAGAAGGGCTCTGTAATGAAAGCAGTCGTAGTACGCACCAAGAAAGAAATTGGTCGTCCTGACGGGTCTTACATCAAGTTTGACAATAACTCTGCCGTTCTTCTGAACAGCTCAATGGAACCAGTAGGGACTCGTATTTTCGGTCCCGTAGCAAGAGAATTGAGGTCAAGCGGCTTCATGAAAATAGTTTCTCTTGCTCCTGAGGTTCTTTAAAATCCTTATCACGAGAGAAGGTTATACGGCATGAACAAGATACATGTTGATGACAAGGTAATGGTCATCGCCGGCAAGGATAAGGGGAAGATCGGCAAGGTCATAAAGATCAACCGCAAAAAGGACACTGTCCTTGTTGAGCAGGTTAATACGGTTTCTAGGCATACTAAGCCTAATCCGTATGCTAATCAGCCCGGCGGTATTGTTGAGAAAGAAGCCCCTCTTCACATCTCCAACATTCAGGTTGTGTGCCCATTGTGCACAAAAGCAACCAGAGTTGGAGTTCGTGAAACCAATGACGGAATTAATGTCCGTTTTTGTAAAAAATGTAACGAAATCATCGACTAGGGTCTTGCGATGACACGTCTCGAAAAAATATATACGGACAAGGTCGCCTCGGTTCTTAACAAAGAATTCGGGTACAAGAGTTCAATGGAGATTCCTTGCATAAAGGCTATATCTCTTAACATTGGACTCGGCGAAGCAAGCCAGAACGCAAAGCTCATTGACGGTGCTGTATCTGAACTTACTGCTCTTGCAGGTCAGAAAGCAGTTGTCACCAGAGCCAAGAAATCCATTGCAGCATTTAAGCTGCGTGAGGGTATGCCAGTAGGCGCCCGTGTGACCCTTCGCAGGGATTACATGTGGGATTTTCTTGATAAACTCGTTAGTTTTGCGCTCCCGCGCGTACGTGACTTCCGCGGAATTCCTGACAAAGGATTCGACGGACGCGGTAACTTCACTCTGGGAATCAAGGAATTAACCATATTTCCTGAGATTCGGCTTGATCAGATCGAGCTTACCAAAGGGATGAATGTGACTATCGTCACCTCCGCTAAAACTGACAAAGAAGGCAAGATGCTCCTCGAGCTTCTTGGTATGCCCTTCAAGAAATAGGAGGTCGGTGTGGCCAGAACAGCGTTAAAAGTTAAGGCTAGACGTAAGCCTAAGTTCAAGGTGCGCGGTTATAATAGATGTCCCATATGCGGACGTCCACGTGCATTCCTGCGGAAATATGGCGTATGCCGTATTTGTTTCAGGGAAAAGGCCCTCGCGGGTGAACTTCCCGGCGTGCGTAAAGCCAGCTGGTAATATAAGGAGTTTGAAATGCCTGTTGTCGATCCAATCGCCGATATGCTGACCCGCATTCG is from Maridesulfovibrio ferrireducens and encodes:
- the rpsL gene encoding 30S ribosomal protein S12, with the protein product MPTINQLIRKGREKQLKRKKTPALQACPQRRGVCTRVYTTTPKKPNSALRKVARVRLTNSIEVTAYIGGEGHNLQEHSVVLIRGGRVKDLPGVRYHIVRGSLDTAGVADRRKGRSKYGAKRPK
- the rpsG gene encoding 30S ribosomal protein S7, with protein sequence MPRKGPVPKRQILPDPVYGSQLATKFMNRLMFDGKKSVSEKIFYEALAFLGEKTQEDPIKAFEKAIENVKPHAEVKSRRVGGATYQVPVEVRPERQGSLAIRWLINQARSRGEKGMVARLSGEFLDAYNKRGGAVKKKEDVHRMAEANKAFAHYRW
- the fusA gene encoding elongation factor G yields the protein MSKKVTSDKQRNIGIMAHIDAGKTTTTERILYYTGVSHKIGEVHDGEATMDWMVQEQERGITITSAATTCFWKDYRINIIDTPGHVDFTMEVERALRVLDGAVAVFDAVAGVEPQSETVWRQADRYNVPRIAFINKMDRTGADFFRCVDMLRDRLGAKAVPLQIPIGNEDAYLGSVCLVTGKAYTYHDDTMGKDYSVEEIPADMVEQYESMRLEMIEAIAEENEELLDKYLGGDELTPEEIIKGIRAATISLKICPVLCGTAFKNKGVQPLLDAVIDYLPSPLDIPAMVGIDPDNGESIVCPCDIDKPLAALSFKLMTDPFVGHLTFLRLYSGKIVSGDTFINAASGKKERIGRLLKMHANKREEIKEAYAGDIVAAVGLKTMATGDTLAEMKKAVVLESLDIPEPVIEVAIEPKTKADRDLLSAGLAKLAKEDPSFRVKGDEETGQTLIAGMGELHLEIIVDRLLREFNVNANVGAPRVSYRETITKQVESNLKYAKQSGGRGQYGHVVITIEPNPEKEYEFVDEIKGGIIPKEYIPAVDRGIHDAMKNGVIAGFPLVDIKATLTYGSYHDVDSSEQAFYIAGSMALKDAVKKAGPQLLEPIMAVEVVTPDDYLGDVMGDLNGRRGKVSNMEGRANAQVIKCDVPLSEMFGYATDLRSKTQGRATFSMQFDHYEPVPASIAEELINKN
- the rpsJ gene encoding 30S ribosomal protein S10 codes for the protein MVSMTNDRIRIKLKAYDYRILDKAVTEIVDTARNTGAAIAGPIPLPTQIHRTTVQKSVHVDKKSREQFEMRIHKRLLDILEPTQQTVDALGKLSLPAGVDVEIKL
- the rplC gene encoding 50S ribosomal protein L3; the protein is MAKTIGLLGKKLGMTRVFSDDGSIVPVTVLEIGPCPVIQVKTKEKEGYNAIQIGYDSLPERKVNKPSKGHQDKAGKGYFRHLREFPLESVADYELGQEISVDIFTPGEKVKVTGTSKGKGFQGVMKRWNFKGMKASHGVEKVHRSPGSIGHATFPGKVFKGKKMPGQMGNERVTVSNIEIVDVRTEENVLVVKGQVPGAKNGLVMIRKTS
- the rplD gene encoding 50S ribosomal protein L4, which produces MATITIYDQTKKEVGSMDLAPEVFEVPVKPEILNLVVRAQLAAKRSGTHATKTRAMKRGGGAKPWRQKGTGRARAGSTRSPLWRGGGVTFGPQPRDYSFKVNKKVRRLALKMALTSRFSEEQLMIIKDIDLPEIKTKLFAQVAETLGLYKALIIVKDADNKLLLSARNIPGIKMISADQINVYDILRHRQVVMLENAAQDLQERLK
- the rplW gene encoding 50S ribosomal protein L23 produces the protein MDYTQILIKPVISEKATDIKETSNQVTFYVLPSANKVEIKKAVESAFDVKVDSVRVIRKRPGLRRKFGRVVGKQSGYKKAYVKLFAGEKIEFFEGV
- the rplB gene encoding 50S ribosomal protein L2, producing the protein MATRKLKPTSPGRRFQTISTFDEITKSTPEKALTKGLTKKAGRNNNGRVTSRHRGGGTKRLYRIIDFKRNKVEVPATVASIEYDPNRSARIALLNYADGDKRYILAPVGLNQGDKIIAGEKADIKPGNALLLKNIPVGTIVHNIELHPGKGGQFCRAAGTYAQLVAKEGKYALMRMPSGEVRKVLATCCATIGQVGNIQHEKITIGKAGRNRWLGRRPKVRGVAMNPVDHPLGGGEGRSSGGRHPCSPWGMPAKGYKTRSKKKPSSKLIVKRRGQK
- the rpsS gene encoding 30S ribosomal protein S19 — encoded protein: MPRSLKKGPFIDDHLLKKVVKAQDSGDRKVIQTWSRRSTIIPEMVGLTFAVHNGRKFIPVFVTENMVGHKLGEFSPTRTYYGHAADKKSKAKR
- the rplV gene encoding 50S ribosomal protein L22, yielding MEARAIAKYMRISAQKVRLVAENIKGKPVEEALNILKFTPKKGAEMLSKVLYSAVANAEQIPGVDVDTLRVSVVKIDEGPTWKRIQPRAMGRAFRILKRTSHITVVVKES
- the rpsC gene encoding 30S ribosomal protein S3, which produces MGQKVHPYGFRLGYTKNWLSRWFSKKDYPAFVCEDDSIRKYVKEKIFHAGVAKIEIERAGGKIRLIIHTARPGIVIGRKGVEIEKLRNDLRQKYNKEFALEVSEIRRPETDAQLVAENIAQQLERRVAFRRAMKRTVGLARKFGAEGIKVACAGRLAGAEIARTEWYRDGRVPLQTLRADIDYGVARASTTYGVIGVKVWIFKGEILDHEVKQ
- the rplP gene encoding 50S ribosomal protein L16, producing the protein MLSPKKMKFRKRQKGRNKGKAQRGSTIAFGDIAIKTLEHGKLSNNQIEAARIAIMRHIKRGGQVWIRIFPDVPVTAKPAEVRQGKGKGSVVGWCAPVKPGRILYEVKGVDLALAKEALVRASHKLSVKTTIVVKEGL
- the rpmC gene encoding 50S ribosomal protein L29 gives rise to the protein MKTKELRELDTAALTEKLAAARLELFNLRFKHATAQLENTQRLVEVKKDIAKIQTLQREKELGA
- the rpsQ gene encoding 30S ribosomal protein S17, coding for MAELNLKGNRRVLSGKVVSDKGDKTIVVRVETLVKHPLYKKFIRRHTKFMAHDPANECVIGDKVQIVEFRPLSRRKRWHLDKILEKAV
- the rplN gene encoding 50S ribosomal protein L14, yielding MIQTESRLDVADNSGAKKVLCIKVLGGSKRRYASVGDIIVVSIKEAMPHSKVKKGSVMKAVVVRTKKEIGRPDGSYIKFDNNSAVLLNSSMEPVGTRIFGPVARELRSSGFMKIVSLAPEVL
- the rplX gene encoding 50S ribosomal protein L24, producing MNKIHVDDKVMVIAGKDKGKIGKVIKINRKKDTVLVEQVNTVSRHTKPNPYANQPGGIVEKEAPLHISNIQVVCPLCTKATRVGVRETNDGINVRFCKKCNEIID
- the rplE gene encoding 50S ribosomal protein L5 — its product is MTRLEKIYTDKVASVLNKEFGYKSSMEIPCIKAISLNIGLGEASQNAKLIDGAVSELTALAGQKAVVTRAKKSIAAFKLREGMPVGARVTLRRDYMWDFLDKLVSFALPRVRDFRGIPDKGFDGRGNFTLGIKELTIFPEIRLDQIELTKGMNVTIVTSAKTDKEGKMLLELLGMPFKK
- a CDS encoding type Z 30S ribosomal protein S14, which translates into the protein MARTALKVKARRKPKFKVRGYNRCPICGRPRAFLRKYGVCRICFREKALAGELPGVRKASW